In Gopherus flavomarginatus isolate rGopFla2 chromosome 5, rGopFla2.mat.asm, whole genome shotgun sequence, one DNA window encodes the following:
- the LOC127052390 gene encoding uncharacterized protein LOC127052390: MLSTSQRLQNLQKKPQKSKDDMLQAVMQHSVTESQKVQDWRERESRIRQKNAEDRKKSTKQLIGILARQVDSIQALVAMQAEHYRARPPPSQSSFPCAPMSAQNPLPPSIQVLTTTSCLQHLYVHQPALRTTTLTLCTQPPSPCSIANLKCSSHCTALQTGHIQICDFTVPHPTPLSAELLPTGCQLSASANHLNVYGTVSISNSLLVGEG, from the exons ATGTTATCAACATCTCAAAGACTACAAAACCTCCAGAAGAAGCCgcaaaaaagcaaagatgacatgctgcaagcagttatgcagCACTCCGTCACAGAGagtcaaaaagtgcaggactggagggaaagggaaagcaggatccgccagaaaaacgcagaggacaggaagaaaagcacaaagcagctgataggcatcctggcgcgccaagtggactctatccaggcgctcgtagccatgcaggcagagcactaccgcgcccgcccccccccgtcccaaagctctttcccttgtgccccaatgtcagctcaaaacccccttccccccagcatccaggttcttaccaccaccagctgcctccaacacctgtacgttcaccaaccagccctgagaactacaactcttaccctctgcactcaacccccatcaccatgcagtatagccaatctgaagtgcagcagtcattgcacagcactccagacaggacatattcaaatctGTGACTTTACagttcctcaccccacccctct GTCTGCAGAATTACTGCCTACTGGCTGCCAACTTAGTGCTTCTGCCAACCATCTGAATGTGTATGGAACTGTTAGCATTAGTAACAGCCTACTTGTAGGTGAAGGGTAG